A genomic region of Christiangramia sp. OXR-203 contains the following coding sequences:
- a CDS encoding cytochrome c oxidase subunit 3 encodes MDLTQGSDEMKQARAKKMMLWFGIISMVMTFAGLTSAYVVSKNRPDWLTDFELPVSFLWSTLVIVASSITLWLSKQAIRSGNRKNASAFLIGTLILAILFVVFQFYSFSEIVQSGYYFTGSESTITTSFIYVLVLAHLAHLAIGLIVLLVLIYNHFKQRYNTGQMLGFELGATFWHFVDFLWIYLIIFLYFFK; translated from the coding sequence ATGGATTTAACACAGGGATCAGACGAAATGAAACAGGCCCGTGCAAAGAAAATGATGCTTTGGTTCGGGATCATAAGTATGGTTATGACCTTTGCAGGTTTGACCAGTGCTTATGTGGTGAGTAAGAACAGGCCAGACTGGCTAACCGACTTTGAACTTCCAGTTTCATTTCTTTGGAGCACACTGGTAATCGTAGCGAGTAGTATCACACTCTGGCTATCTAAACAGGCGATAAGATCTGGGAATCGTAAAAATGCCTCGGCGTTCTTGATTGGAACTTTGATTCTGGCTATTTTATTCGTGGTTTTCCAGTTCTACAGCTTTTCAGAAATAGTGCAATCCGGTTATTATTTTACTGGTAGTGAGAGTACGATCACAACATCTTTTATCTATGTTTTGGTGCTGGCGCATTTAGCCCACCTGGCGATAGGATTGATAGTACTTTTAGTGTTAATTTATAACCATTTTAAACAACGTTATAATACAGGTCAAATGCTTGGATTTGAGCTTGGTGCAACTTTTTGGCACTTTGTTGATTTTCTGTGGATTTACCTGATTATCTTTTTATATTTCTTTAAATAA
- a CDS encoding ABC transporter permease: protein MFSRDRWNEIIEALTSNWFRTLMTAFGVLWGIFILVILLAAGKGLENGVKQGFGGIATNTMFMWTQVASRPYKGMPKGRFYSFEVEDVAAIKREIPDLRFVSPRNQLGGFGGDNNVVRGLNTGAFNVYGDYPEIIQQEPMDITTGRFINHSDIDQKRKVAVIGTGVLAALYDKGEDPLGTYIKISGVNFMVIGTYKKKSRGGDAEEGQKEIFVPFTAFSQAFNRGNKVGWMAITAKDNNSITALKGDIIDLVKERHKIHPEDDRAVGNFDLYQEFSKVNGLFVALKAVAYFVGVLVLLSGIIGISNIMLIVVKERTNEIGVRRALGATPWSIRGQILMESIFLTIISGMSGIILATGVIWLVNFQLDQMDTSEMMFLNPSVDLGVVIVALSILIISGLLAGLIPAQHAIKVKPVDALRTE, encoded by the coding sequence ATGTTTAGTAGAGATCGTTGGAATGAAATTATAGAAGCACTAACCTCGAACTGGTTTAGAACCCTGATGACTGCTTTTGGAGTTTTATGGGGAATATTTATCCTTGTCATCCTACTAGCTGCAGGAAAAGGATTGGAAAACGGAGTAAAGCAGGGTTTTGGTGGTATTGCAACCAACACCATGTTCATGTGGACACAGGTAGCTTCAAGACCTTATAAAGGAATGCCGAAAGGAAGATTCTACAGCTTTGAAGTAGAAGATGTAGCGGCTATCAAAAGGGAAATACCAGACTTAAGGTTTGTTTCGCCTAGAAATCAGCTTGGCGGTTTTGGTGGAGACAATAACGTGGTGCGAGGCTTAAATACCGGTGCTTTCAATGTGTACGGAGATTATCCGGAAATTATTCAGCAGGAACCCATGGATATTACCACCGGAAGGTTCATTAATCATTCAGATATCGATCAGAAAAGGAAAGTTGCGGTGATTGGAACCGGTGTGTTAGCTGCGCTTTACGACAAGGGCGAAGATCCGCTTGGGACTTACATCAAGATTAGTGGAGTGAATTTCATGGTGATTGGAACTTACAAGAAGAAAAGTCGGGGTGGTGACGCCGAGGAAGGTCAGAAGGAAATATTTGTTCCTTTTACAGCTTTTTCCCAGGCCTTTAATCGTGGGAACAAAGTTGGCTGGATGGCCATCACCGCAAAAGACAATAATAGTATAACAGCACTTAAGGGAGATATTATCGATCTGGTCAAGGAACGTCATAAAATACATCCGGAAGATGATCGCGCGGTAGGTAATTTTGACCTCTACCAGGAATTTTCTAAAGTAAACGGACTTTTTGTAGCCCTCAAGGCAGTAGCCTATTTTGTGGGAGTACTGGTCTTACTTTCAGGAATTATTGGGATTAGTAATATTATGCTCATTGTGGTTAAAGAGCGTACCAATGAAATTGGAGTAAGACGTGCTTTGGGAGCAACGCCATGGTCTATAAGAGGGCAGATCCTGATGGAGTCAATTTTTCTTACCATCATTTCAGGAATGAGTGGGATCATTCTTGCTACCGGGGTAATCTGGCTGGTCAATTTCCAGCTGGACCAGATGGATACTTCAGAAATGATGTTCTTAAACCCTTCCGTAGACCTGGGAGTGGTGATCGTAGCCCTTAGTATTTTAATAATCTCTGGTCTTCTGGCCGGTCTTATACCTGCGCAGCACGCCATCAAAGTAAAACCTGTGGATGCTCTGCGTACTGAATAG
- a CDS encoding cytochrome C oxidase subunit IV family protein produces MAHDTTHEGSATKRIWFVFAILSVVTIAEVILGIIKPAFLTDTMFLGMRLLNWIFILLTIYKAYYIAWSFMHLEHETKGLRRSIVWTSIFLISYLIFILLTEGGYIYEVYKSGHVAWDF; encoded by the coding sequence ATGGCTCACGATACAACACACGAAGGATCTGCGACTAAAAGGATCTGGTTTGTTTTCGCAATACTTTCAGTAGTAACAATCGCAGAAGTAATTCTTGGAATTATTAAGCCTGCTTTCCTAACAGACACTATGTTTTTAGGAATGAGATTGCTTAACTGGATATTTATCCTGCTTACTATCTATAAAGCGTATTATATCGCCTGGTCTTTTATGCACCTTGAACATGAAACCAAAGGACTTAGAAGATCGATCGTCTGGACGTCTATTTTCCTTATATCTTATCTTATTTTCATCCTTCTTACTGAAGGTGGATATATCTACGAAGTGTATAAGAGCGGGCATGTAGCCTGGGACTTCTAA
- a CDS encoding ABC transporter permease — protein MFDLDRWDEIFETIRKNKLRTFLTGLSVASGIFILVILLGIGEGMRNGIAREFEQDAANLMLVYPGMTSKEYKGLNPGRRIQFKNEDYDQILRLYGDKLDKSASLYQQWGQVLTYGKESGSYQVYGSFPSYQVLENNTLTTGRFINIPDLDNSEKNMVIGQRIKLDLFKDEDPIGKYVQVSGVNFKIVGVYTDPGGEREESRAIIPITTAQKAFGGGNDIARMYLTLKPEDDFDKSVAASTQFTAELDQFLKERHTVAPDDNSAIYVNNSLENAKRFFTLMDMIKLFFWGVGVCTIIAGVVGVSNIMLIIVKERTREIGVRKALGAQPLSIIGMVLHESIFVTAIAGFLGLIFSLALLEFVGPMIETQYIYNPTVNFTVAINTVFILVIAGALAGFFPAWRAARIKPIVALRDE, from the coding sequence ATGTTTGATCTGGATCGTTGGGATGAGATCTTCGAAACCATCCGAAAAAATAAGTTACGCACATTCTTAACCGGACTTTCAGTAGCATCAGGAATTTTTATCCTGGTCATCCTGCTTGGAATTGGTGAAGGAATGAGAAATGGTATTGCCCGCGAATTTGAGCAGGATGCTGCAAATTTAATGCTGGTTTATCCAGGAATGACCTCTAAAGAATATAAAGGACTAAACCCGGGAAGACGTATTCAGTTTAAAAATGAAGACTACGATCAGATTCTAAGACTTTACGGCGATAAACTTGATAAAAGCGCTTCGTTATATCAGCAATGGGGACAGGTGCTCACTTACGGGAAAGAATCTGGTTCCTACCAGGTCTACGGAAGTTTTCCCAGCTACCAGGTTCTGGAAAACAACACTCTTACTACAGGTCGATTTATCAATATCCCAGACCTTGATAATTCAGAAAAAAATATGGTGATAGGTCAGCGAATCAAGCTGGACCTTTTTAAGGATGAAGATCCTATTGGTAAATACGTGCAGGTTTCCGGAGTGAACTTTAAAATTGTTGGAGTTTATACCGATCCCGGGGGAGAACGTGAAGAATCCCGCGCTATAATTCCGATAACCACTGCTCAGAAAGCTTTTGGTGGTGGAAATGATATAGCCAGAATGTATCTTACCCTCAAACCTGAAGATGATTTTGACAAGTCGGTAGCTGCCTCCACACAATTTACTGCAGAACTGGACCAGTTCTTAAAGGAACGCCATACGGTTGCACCAGATGATAATAGTGCCATCTACGTAAATAACTCGCTGGAAAATGCGAAACGCTTTTTCACTTTAATGGATATGATAAAATTATTCTTCTGGGGTGTTGGTGTTTGTACTATTATCGCGGGAGTTGTTGGGGTTAGTAACATCATGCTTATAATTGTGAAAGAACGCACCCGTGAAATTGGCGTAAGGAAAGCATTAGGAGCTCAGCCACTTTCAATTATTGGAATGGTACTTCATGAATCGATCTTTGTAACAGCTATTGCAGGTTTCCTCGGACTCATATTTAGTCTCGCACTACTGGAGTTTGTGGGACCTATGATCGAAACCCAATATATTTATAACCCAACCGTTAATTTCACGGTAGCGATCAATACGGTGTTTATTCTGGTGATAGCAGGAGCACTGGCGGGATTCTTCCCGGCCTGGAGAGCAGCCAGGATCAAACCAATTGTAGCACTAAGAGACGAATAG
- a CDS encoding DUF420 domain-containing protein — MKTSLNTSDKIAVPVIIGLSIAVPAIVVVLMLLPERYNIFGTNSITFPLFHGVLNFLTAILLVVGYFFMKADNFLAHRNTMIAAFGLSVVFLVSYVLSKISNEPVPYGGEGVLRYVYFFILVSHIILSGIIVPLVLFTMYRGLSGEYNKHSKIARWTFPIWLYVAVTGVLVFLFMMPYY, encoded by the coding sequence TTGAAAACTTCTTTGAACACTTCAGATAAGATCGCTGTTCCTGTGATCATAGGTCTCTCTATCGCCGTTCCTGCCATCGTTGTAGTTCTTATGTTGCTACCTGAGCGTTACAACATCTTTGGAACTAATTCGATAACATTTCCGCTTTTTCATGGCGTGCTTAATTTCCTAACTGCAATTTTACTGGTTGTTGGCTATTTCTTCATGAAGGCAGATAATTTTTTAGCACACAGAAATACTATGATCGCCGCATTTGGCCTTTCTGTAGTTTTCCTGGTAAGTTATGTGCTTTCAAAAATCAGTAATGAACCGGTGCCTTATGGAGGAGAGGGAGTTTTGCGATACGTCTATTTCTTCATTCTTGTTTCCCATATCATATTATCCGGAATCATAGTGCCGCTGGTTTTATTTACAATGTATAGAGGTTTGAGTGGCGAATATAATAAGCACTCGAAGATAGCAAGATGGACATTCCCAATCTGGTTATATGTAGCCGTAACTGGTGTACTGGTATTTTTATTTATGATGCCGTATTATTAA
- a CDS encoding efflux RND transporter periplasmic adaptor subunit, protein MKKFVTIGILVLIAVTFVGALYYLYQKSEEDPVVYQTEEPSEQTIIKKTVATGKIVPKEEVLIKPNISGIIDEIYIEAGDKIKQGDLIAKIRVIPNVSSLQSAKDNVATARINLDNEKKVYQRQKELYDKGVISANDYDAAEVSYQRSEQNYRSAQQNYEIVRTGTTSGIGSAANTLIRSTVEGMVLDVPVKTGNQVIESNNFNDGTTIATLADVNEMIFEGKVDESEVGKIKEDLPLEVTVGAIENKSFDAVLDYIAPKGVEENGAIQFEIKGTLNKADTTFIRAGLSANASIILAKATDVLAIKEALVQFDDESKKPYVEIMTGDQEFERREIKLGVSDGINVEVTEGLKMGDKIKVWNQLKAPTNIAQN, encoded by the coding sequence ATGAAAAAATTTGTAACCATCGGAATTTTAGTTTTAATAGCGGTGACCTTCGTAGGGGCGCTTTATTATCTCTATCAAAAAAGTGAAGAAGATCCAGTTGTCTATCAAACCGAGGAACCTTCAGAACAAACTATTATTAAGAAAACTGTCGCTACCGGAAAAATTGTTCCGAAGGAAGAAGTGCTTATTAAGCCAAATATTTCAGGAATCATCGATGAAATATACATCGAGGCTGGTGATAAGATCAAACAAGGGGATCTAATTGCCAAAATTCGCGTAATTCCAAATGTATCATCACTGCAAAGCGCGAAAGATAACGTGGCAACTGCCCGTATTAACCTTGATAACGAAAAGAAAGTTTATCAAAGACAGAAAGAGCTTTATGATAAAGGCGTGATCTCTGCCAACGATTATGATGCAGCTGAAGTTTCTTACCAGAGAAGTGAGCAAAACTATCGTTCAGCACAACAAAATTATGAGATCGTAAGAACCGGAACCACCAGTGGAATTGGAAGTGCAGCAAATACCCTTATACGTTCCACTGTAGAGGGGATGGTGCTGGATGTTCCCGTGAAGACTGGAAACCAGGTAATTGAAAGTAACAATTTCAACGATGGGACCACGATCGCAACGCTTGCCGATGTGAACGAAATGATCTTTGAAGGGAAAGTTGATGAGAGTGAAGTTGGAAAGATTAAAGAAGATCTTCCGCTTGAAGTAACCGTTGGTGCGATTGAAAATAAATCTTTCGATGCTGTCCTTGATTATATAGCTCCAAAAGGAGTAGAGGAGAACGGGGCGATACAATTTGAGATTAAGGGAACTCTTAACAAGGCAGATACTACCTTTATTAGAGCGGGGCTTAGTGCGAATGCATCTATTATTCTTGCGAAAGCTACAGATGTACTTGCGATCAAGGAAGCGCTTGTGCAATTTGATGATGAGAGCAAGAAGCCATATGTGGAGATCATGACCGGTGACCAGGAATTTGAACGCAGGGAAATTAAACTTGGAGTAAGTGACGGAATTAATGTAGAGGTGACCGAAGGTCTGAAAATGGGCGATAAAATCAAGGTTTGGAACCAACTTAAAGCTCCAACAAACATAGCTCAAAACTAG
- a CDS encoding cytochrome c oxidase subunit 3 — translation MEATVVRTGTEGKTWGGGNDPLKASYGKMMMWFFILSDALTFSGFLAAYGFSRFKFIDSWPIADEVFNHFPFLHGVDAPMYYVALMTFILIFSSVTMVLAVDAGHHMKKAKVTLYMFLTIIGGIIFVGSQAWEWKNFISGEYGAVTTKGGNILQFVDGEGHRVALSEIAIPIEGDRVEHKANNGIWFDSGADLPTYSLDEIKAGFAANEDLLIRTQTFTEDNEKTILSRDESLAKLDAEAIGTVEGANLTQNEYGPPLFADFFFFITGFHGFHVLSGIIINIIIFFNVVIGTYERRGSYEMVEKVGLYWHFVDLVWVFVFTFFYLV, via the coding sequence ATGGAGGCTACTGTTGTTAGAACAGGCACTGAAGGAAAAACCTGGGGTGGTGGTAATGATCCACTAAAAGCTAGTTACGGTAAGATGATGATGTGGTTCTTCATCCTATCTGATGCTTTAACATTTTCAGGGTTTCTTGCCGCTTATGGTTTTTCACGCTTTAAATTTATTGATTCCTGGCCAATAGCCGATGAGGTTTTCAATCACTTCCCGTTCTTGCATGGAGTAGATGCTCCAATGTATTATGTGGCGTTGATGACGTTCATTTTAATATTTTCTTCTGTGACTATGGTACTTGCCGTAGATGCAGGGCATCATATGAAGAAAGCCAAGGTAACGCTTTATATGTTTCTTACCATTATTGGTGGTATCATATTCGTAGGATCACAAGCCTGGGAGTGGAAGAACTTTATTAGCGGAGAATATGGAGCTGTAACTACTAAAGGTGGTAACATCCTTCAATTCGTAGATGGTGAAGGTCATCGTGTAGCATTATCTGAGATCGCAATTCCAATTGAAGGCGATAGAGTAGAACATAAAGCTAACAACGGGATCTGGTTTGATTCCGGAGCTGATCTGCCAACCTATTCACTTGATGAGATCAAAGCTGGTTTTGCAGCTAATGAAGATCTGCTAATTAGAACACAAACATTTACCGAAGATAACGAGAAAACCATCCTAAGCAGAGATGAGTCTCTGGCTAAGCTAGACGCTGAAGCTATTGGGACTGTAGAAGGTGCAAACCTTACTCAAAACGAGTATGGCCCACCACTATTTGCAGACTTTTTCTTCTTTATTACTGGTTTTCATGGATTTCACGTGCTTTCCGGGATTATCATCAATATCATTATCTTCTTTAATGTAGTTATTGGAACTTACGAACGAAGAGGAAGTTACGAGATGGTGGAAAAAGTTGGTCTTTACTGGCACTTTGTAGACTTAGTTTGGGTATTTGTATTTACATTCTTTTACCTGGTTTAA
- a CDS encoding TolC family protein, which translates to MKNYSLLFTLFLFCGMMNAQQKEWTLEECVEYALQNNIQVKQSELDLELSEIEKLDALGNFIPSINGQATNAWNTGLTQNVTTGILQNQTVRNFSANLTAGLTIFDGLRNFKQLQRAKISRLASQYSLDKMEDDIALFVADAYLQVLFSKQNLDVLQAQNEVTKEQLTRTQDLVEAGVLPQGDLLEIKATMADEKQRIILAENQIQISLIGLAQTLGIRDYQSFDIVDRDYAVFGNEILANSVYDVIEKAKEERSELKIAEANRDLAEQDVALAKGAYLPTLGAFFNYNTRETGQGRITGAVLDPTEPTRQIGLVQDTEQVVVAPNTIPTLGSPLPFFDQLYRNDGISYGFQLSVPFLNGFATRNAVKRNQINVKRAEFQLEQAELDLEANVYQAYTDAKGAFEAYEAALVASEAQEKAFEYATERYDVGLTNAFDFSQAKIRFENIQREALRAKYDYIFKLKVVELYFGIPVRDLKL; encoded by the coding sequence ATGAAGAATTATAGTTTACTTTTTACCCTTTTTCTTTTCTGCGGAATGATGAATGCGCAGCAGAAAGAGTGGACACTGGAAGAATGTGTGGAGTACGCATTGCAAAATAATATTCAGGTTAAACAATCTGAACTTGATCTTGAACTCTCCGAAATTGAGAAACTGGATGCACTGGGTAATTTTATTCCAAGTATTAACGGTCAGGCTACCAATGCATGGAATACCGGTCTTACTCAGAATGTTACCACGGGAATCCTTCAGAATCAAACAGTAAGAAACTTCTCTGCGAATTTAACTGCTGGTCTTACAATTTTTGACGGACTTCGAAATTTCAAACAATTACAAAGAGCTAAGATCTCAAGACTGGCCAGCCAGTACTCTCTGGATAAAATGGAAGATGATATAGCTTTGTTCGTTGCAGATGCCTACCTGCAGGTATTGTTCAGCAAACAAAATCTTGATGTTCTACAGGCTCAGAATGAAGTTACCAAAGAACAATTAACCCGAACTCAGGATCTGGTTGAAGCAGGAGTATTGCCTCAGGGTGACCTTCTGGAGATTAAAGCTACCATGGCAGATGAGAAGCAACGAATCATTCTTGCTGAAAACCAGATACAAATATCACTTATAGGTTTAGCACAAACTTTAGGAATAAGAGATTATCAAAGTTTCGACATTGTGGATCGTGATTACGCGGTCTTCGGAAATGAGATTCTTGCGAACTCTGTTTACGATGTGATCGAAAAAGCTAAAGAGGAGCGTTCAGAATTAAAAATAGCGGAAGCTAACAGAGATCTTGCAGAGCAGGATGTTGCTTTGGCTAAAGGAGCTTACCTGCCAACCTTAGGTGCTTTCTTTAACTATAATACAAGGGAAACAGGACAGGGCAGAATAACAGGTGCCGTGCTGGATCCAACCGAACCTACAAGACAAATTGGTTTGGTGCAGGATACAGAGCAGGTTGTAGTGGCTCCTAATACCATACCAACGCTAGGAAGTCCGTTGCCATTTTTCGATCAGTTATATAGAAATGACGGGATAAGTTATGGTTTCCAGTTAAGCGTTCCATTCTTAAATGGCTTTGCCACCAGAAATGCTGTAAAAAGAAATCAGATCAATGTGAAAAGAGCTGAATTCCAGTTGGAGCAGGCTGAACTTGATCTGGAAGCGAATGTTTACCAGGCATATACTGATGCAAAAGGAGCTTTCGAAGCCTATGAAGCTGCTTTGGTAGCTTCTGAAGCTCAGGAGAAAGCATTTGAATATGCCACAGAGCGGTATGATGTTGGTCTTACCAACGCGTTCGATTTTAGCCAGGCTAAGATTCGTTTTGAGAATATACAAAGAGAGGCACTAAGAGCCAAATACGATTATATTTTTAAATTAAAAGTTGTAGAACTTTATTTTGGAATTCCGGTTAGGGATTTAAAACTGTAA
- a CDS encoding efflux RND transporter periplasmic adaptor subunit — protein MNKKKLFIILGIIIVLIVVLVIGKKSGWFGSSANIKEVEITEIEPVDIIETVSATGKIQPEVEVKLSSEVSGEIIELPIVEGQLVEKGDLLVKVNPDIYQSSVQRARASYSNSKANFAQTQANLKQAEADYNRNKTLFEKGVISKAEWDGIVSNYEMAEANKESAYYSMQSSAATVTEATDNLGRTNIYAPMSGTISKLDAELGERVVGTQQMAGTEILRVANLDNMEVEVDVNENDIVKVAVGDSTIVEVDAYLGKDFKGIVTEISNTADNTLTTDQVTNFKVKVRILKESYEDLMEGKPESYSPFRPGMTATVDIITNKRMNVIGVPISSIVIKSDTTATKKTYGTTPATEGTEKFECVFVKDGQKAKLRVVQTGIQDDSQIEITEGLKEGDVVITGPYNTVTKNLNTGDDIEVKKEKTEEEEAE, from the coding sequence ATGAATAAGAAGAAGCTTTTCATCATCCTTGGGATCATCATCGTTTTAATCGTTGTACTAGTTATCGGTAAAAAATCCGGTTGGTTTGGAAGTTCCGCCAACATCAAAGAAGTGGAGATCACTGAAATTGAACCGGTAGATATTATCGAAACCGTATCGGCAACAGGTAAAATTCAGCCAGAGGTTGAGGTAAAACTTTCTTCTGAAGTTTCCGGAGAGATCATTGAATTACCAATCGTTGAAGGTCAGTTAGTAGAAAAAGGAGACCTTTTAGTAAAAGTAAACCCTGATATATACCAGTCCAGCGTACAGAGAGCCAGAGCAAGTTATTCCAATTCCAAAGCAAATTTTGCCCAGACACAGGCAAATTTGAAACAGGCTGAAGCTGATTATAATCGTAACAAAACTTTGTTTGAAAAAGGTGTGATCTCAAAAGCTGAATGGGATGGGATCGTTTCAAATTATGAGATGGCAGAAGCTAATAAAGAATCTGCTTACTATAGTATGCAAAGTAGCGCTGCTACGGTAACTGAAGCGACCGATAATCTTGGACGTACCAATATTTATGCTCCAATGAGTGGTACGATCTCAAAACTGGATGCAGAGCTTGGGGAAAGAGTTGTAGGTACTCAGCAAATGGCCGGGACTGAAATTCTTCGGGTAGCAAACCTGGACAATATGGAAGTTGAGGTTGATGTAAATGAAAATGATATCGTAAAAGTTGCGGTAGGTGACTCTACGATCGTGGAAGTAGATGCGTACCTTGGAAAAGATTTTAAAGGAATCGTTACTGAAATTTCTAACACTGCAGATAATACCTTAACCACAGATCAGGTAACTAATTTTAAGGTAAAAGTTCGTATTCTGAAGGAGTCTTACGAAGACCTGATGGAAGGGAAGCCGGAGAGTTATTCTCCATTCAGACCAGGAATGACTGCTACAGTAGATATTATCACGAATAAGAGAATGAATGTAATTGGAGTTCCAATTAGCTCGATCGTTATTAAATCTGATACTACAGCGACTAAAAAGACTTACGGAACTACTCCAGCTACTGAAGGAACTGAAAAATTTGAATGTGTATTTGTAAAAGACGGACAAAAAGCTAAACTTCGCGTGGTACAAACTGGAATTCAGGATGACTCTCAAATCGAGATCACAGAAGGTCTGAAAGAAGGTGATGTAGTAATCACTGGCCCTTACAATACCGTTACTAAAAATCTTAATACCGGAGATGATATCGAGGTTAAAAAAGAAAAGACGGAGGAAGAAGAGGCTGAATAA
- a CDS encoding SCO family protein has translation MKNYSYIGISLIILVFGIIFIPKIIDRISDDEIVKADRLNKTTSKKRTKTDVPLVYLEIDGERKKAPQFSFVNQDGDTITNKDYAGKVYVAEFFFTTCPTICPIMNKNLVEIQDEFEDASNFGIASFSIDPEHDTPEVLTEYADKYGITDPDWNLLTGDREKIYEVANKGFGIYAGEDASVAGGFAHQGWFALVDKEGYIRSRTDDFGNPIIYYRGSVERNKSVTGDQEEPQIEILIEDINNLL, from the coding sequence ATGAAAAACTACTCATATATAGGAATTTCACTGATCATCCTGGTTTTCGGGATTATTTTTATTCCGAAGATCATAGACAGGATTAGTGATGATGAGATCGTTAAAGCAGATCGCCTGAATAAAACAACCAGTAAAAAGCGTACTAAAACCGATGTTCCTTTGGTTTACCTTGAAATTGACGGAGAGCGAAAAAAAGCACCTCAATTTAGTTTTGTAAACCAGGACGGCGATACGATCACCAACAAAGATTACGCGGGTAAAGTATATGTGGCAGAATTCTTTTTTACAACCTGTCCTACCATTTGCCCGATTATGAACAAAAATCTAGTTGAAATACAGGATGAGTTTGAAGATGCTTCCAATTTTGGGATTGCTTCATTTTCTATTGATCCAGAGCATGATACTCCAGAAGTGCTCACAGAGTATGCCGATAAGTATGGAATTACAGATCCAGACTGGAACCTGCTCACTGGAGATCGCGAAAAGATTTACGAGGTGGCGAATAAAGGTTTTGGAATATACGCCGGGGAAGATGCATCTGTAGCTGGAGGATTTGCCCATCAGGGCTGGTTCGCTTTAGTAGATAAGGAAGGTTATATAAGGTCAAGAACCGATGATTTTGGAAATCCAATCATCTATTATCGTGGTTCTGTAGAACGAAATAAGTCGGTTACTGGAGACCAGGAAGAACCGCAGATCGAAATATTAATTGAAGATATAAATAACTTACTTTGA
- a CDS encoding ABC transporter ATP-binding protein, whose product MINITNLHKSYKMGANSLHVLKGINFEVAEGELVSIMGSSGSGKSTLLNILGMLDEADEGSYILDGVPIKGLSEKQAAKYRNKFLGFIFQSFNLISYKSALDNVALPLYYQGLPRGERMDKAMSYLEKVGLAKWAGHLPNELSGGQKQRVAIARALASDPKVLLADEPTGALDTKTSYEVMDLIQQINDEGRTILVVTHENDIAQMTKRIVNLKDGLIIEDTLVSQIRASENV is encoded by the coding sequence ATGATCAATATTACCAATCTTCACAAATCCTATAAAATGGGCGCGAATTCATTGCACGTGCTCAAAGGGATCAATTTCGAGGTTGCTGAAGGTGAACTCGTTTCCATTATGGGCTCTTCAGGATCCGGAAAATCTACACTACTAAATATCCTGGGAATGCTGGATGAAGCCGATGAAGGCTCCTATATTCTCGATGGAGTTCCTATCAAGGGACTTAGCGAGAAACAAGCAGCGAAGTATCGAAATAAATTTCTGGGTTTCATCTTCCAGTCTTTTAATTTGATAAGCTATAAATCTGCATTGGATAACGTAGCACTTCCACTTTATTACCAGGGTTTACCTCGCGGTGAACGTATGGATAAAGCAATGAGTTACCTGGAGAAGGTAGGTCTGGCTAAATGGGCTGGACATTTACCTAATGAACTTTCAGGTGGACAGAAGCAGCGTGTTGCCATCGCAAGAGCACTAGCTAGTGATCCAAAAGTCTTGCTGGCAGATGAACCAACAGGTGCTTTAGATACAAAAACTTCTTATGAAGTGATGGATCTCATTCAGCAGATAAATGATGAAGGAAGAACCATACTGGTGGTAACTCATGAAAATGATATCGCCCAGATGACTAAAAGGATCGTAAATCTTAAGGACGGTTTGATCATTGAAGATACTTTGGTTTCACAAATAAGAGCTTCAGAAAATGTTTGA